In one window of Actinomycetota bacterium DNA:
- a CDS encoding translation initiation factor IF-2 N-terminal domain-containing protein: MRVHELAKELGVPSKDILAALEEMGLGGRTASSAVPEEAVPRLRASGGKTVPGARPRAATVAPLP, encoded by the coding sequence TTGAGAGTTCACGAGCTGGCCAAAGAGCTCGGCGTGCCGAGCAAGGACATCCTGGCGGCCCTGGAGGAGATGGGCTTGGGTGGCCGCACGGCCTCGTCGGCCGTTCCCGAGGAGGCCGTCCCCCGGCTCCGGGCGTCCGGCGGCAAGACCGTGCCGGGGGCGAGGCCCCGGGCCGCGACGGTCGCCCCTCTGCCC